From the Streptomyces sp. Tu 2975 genome, one window contains:
- a CDS encoding MFS transporter: MATDTTLPSPKGTTPPRLDRRARLVLFVLCAAQFMVALDFSVLNVALPELGRDLGLGPSSLQWAVTAFALPSGGFLLLFGRIADLYGRRRLFLTGLAVFGAASVLATFAWDPASFLAGRALQGLGAAVIVPTGMSLLTTTFPEGPQRERALGISGTLLSLGFTVGMLLGGVMTDTLGWRSTMGLLALFTLIVLPLAPGLLTESRTPLRPKLDVPGAVTVTGGLLAVIYALSTAADRGFGGADVIVTLVAGVALLTAFAVVETRSPAPLVSLPMLRRRTVAFGNLGGLVTFSMMSTVVFVLTLYLQETLGLPAYVTGLVFGVQGVLSVIAGTFAPKIIGRFGAPRVLVFSLAGQGIFVAALLGLGTQSGALLATVGVSLASMCHLGAIISYGLTVTSGVPDGEQGLATGLVTTTQQVGLTVGIPVLGVLATTRESLFEGIRTVLAIDAVVVLATAVAVAAALRRRRPGA, encoded by the coding sequence ATGGCTACCGACACCACCCTTCCCTCCCCCAAGGGCACGACGCCGCCCCGGCTCGACCGGCGGGCACGGCTGGTCCTGTTCGTGCTGTGCGCCGCTCAGTTCATGGTCGCGCTCGACTTCTCGGTACTGAACGTCGCCCTGCCCGAACTGGGCCGGGACCTCGGGCTAGGCCCGTCCTCGCTCCAGTGGGCGGTCACCGCGTTCGCCCTGCCGTCCGGCGGCTTCCTGCTGCTCTTCGGGCGCATCGCCGACCTCTACGGACGGCGCAGGCTGTTCCTCACCGGGCTGGCCGTCTTCGGCGCGGCGTCGGTGCTCGCGACGTTCGCATGGGACCCTGCGTCGTTCCTCGCCGGCCGGGCGCTCCAGGGACTCGGCGCGGCCGTCATCGTGCCCACCGGCATGTCGCTGCTCACCACCACGTTCCCCGAAGGGCCGCAGCGTGAACGGGCGCTGGGCATCAGCGGCACGCTGCTGTCGCTCGGCTTCACCGTCGGCATGCTCCTCGGCGGAGTCATGACGGACACCCTGGGATGGCGCTCGACCATGGGCCTGCTGGCCCTGTTCACCTTGATCGTGCTGCCGCTCGCGCCCGGCCTGCTGACCGAGTCCCGTACGCCGCTGCGGCCGAAGCTCGACGTGCCCGGCGCGGTCACCGTCACCGGTGGTCTCCTCGCCGTGATCTACGCCCTCTCCACCGCCGCCGACCGCGGCTTCGGCGGCGCGGACGTGATCGTCACGCTCGTCGCGGGCGTCGCGCTGCTGACCGCCTTCGCGGTCGTGGAGACCCGCAGTCCGGCCCCGCTGGTCTCGCTGCCGATGCTGAGGCGGAGGACGGTGGCGTTCGGCAACCTCGGCGGGCTCGTCACCTTCTCGATGATGAGCACGGTCGTGTTCGTCCTCACGCTGTACCTCCAGGAGACGCTGGGCCTTCCGGCCTATGTCACCGGCCTGGTCTTCGGTGTGCAGGGCGTCCTGTCCGTGATCGCCGGCACCTTCGCCCCGAAGATCATCGGACGCTTCGGCGCGCCACGCGTCCTGGTGTTCTCCCTCGCCGGCCAAGGCATCTTCGTCGCCGCCCTGCTGGGCCTCGGCACCCAGTCGGGCGCGCTGCTCGCGACAGTGGGCGTCTCGCTGGCGAGCATGTGCCACCTGGGCGCGATCATCTCCTACGGCCTGACCGTGACGTCCGGCGTCCCGGACGGCGAGCAGGGTCTGGCGACGGGTCTCGTCACCACGACACAGCAGGTGGGCCTCACGGTGGGTATCCCGGTGCTGGGCGTCCTGGCGACGACGCGGGAGTCGCTGTTCGAGGGGATCCGGACGGTGCTGGCGATCGACGCGGTGGTGGTGCTGGCCACGGCGGTCGCGGTGGCCGCGGCACTGAGGCGGAGGCGCCCAGGCGCCTGA
- a CDS encoding helix-turn-helix transcriptional regulator: MATSTGHDATKAHRLRELREFLMSRRARITPAEAGLPDGGARRRTPGLRREEVAVLAGVGVSWYQWLEQGRDITVSPQVLDAVGRVLRLSSAERRHLYVLAGLNPPAPRTDPGDRDMCAGLRRLIDAWMPYPAHIMDGYWNTVMYNDAAAAVLGMRPGIVQNCLIAYFTDPVYRARSSGWAENAPQVVAQFRAACSEGPDDEGFRTVVAEAKAASPEFAELWERRDVAPGGQIRKEMEHPLVGRLVVESTQLRVPARPDLVIVMHTPVPDAATDTAAKLEWLASPEGRRGSMYPVAG, encoded by the coding sequence GTGGCCACGTCGACCGGGCACGACGCGACGAAGGCGCACCGGCTGCGCGAGTTGCGGGAGTTCTTGATGAGCCGGCGCGCCCGGATCACACCGGCGGAGGCGGGCCTGCCGGACGGCGGCGCCCGTCGCCGTACGCCGGGTCTGCGCCGGGAGGAGGTCGCCGTCCTCGCGGGTGTCGGTGTCTCCTGGTACCAGTGGCTGGAGCAGGGGCGTGACATCACCGTCTCGCCGCAGGTCCTGGACGCGGTGGGACGGGTGCTCCGGCTGAGCAGCGCCGAGCGCCGCCATCTGTACGTCCTCGCGGGTCTCAACCCGCCGGCGCCCCGGACCGATCCGGGCGACCGCGACATGTGCGCGGGGCTGCGGCGGCTGATCGACGCGTGGATGCCCTATCCGGCGCACATCATGGACGGTTACTGGAACACCGTGATGTACAACGACGCGGCGGCCGCGGTCCTCGGCATGCGGCCCGGCATCGTGCAGAACTGTCTGATCGCGTACTTCACCGACCCCGTCTACCGTGCCCGCAGCTCCGGTTGGGCGGAGAACGCGCCGCAGGTCGTCGCGCAGTTCCGTGCCGCGTGCTCCGAAGGGCCGGACGACGAGGGGTTCCGGACGGTGGTCGCCGAGGCCAAGGCGGCGAGCCCCGAGTTCGCCGAACTGTGGGAGCGGCGGGACGTCGCGCCCGGCGGGCAGATCCGCAAGGAGATGGAGCATCCGCTGGTGGGCCGACTCGTCGTGGAGTCGACGCAGTTGAGGGTGCCGGCCCGGCCGGACCTGGTGATCGTGATGCACACCCCGGTGCCCGACGCGGCGACGGACACGGCGGCGAAGCTGGAGTGGCTCGCGAGCCCCGAGGGCCGGCGCGGGTCGATGTATCCCGTGGCGGGCTGA
- a CDS encoding cytidine deaminase has translation MTQSSDLGPEDRKIITLARSARARNGVPEGAAVRDETGRTYVAGTVALDSLKLSALRTAVAMAVASGATSLEAAAVVSDADAASDEDRAAVRDLGGAATLVLLAGPDGELKAAVTAG, from the coding sequence ATGACGCAGAGCTCCGACCTCGGCCCCGAGGACCGCAAGATCATCACGCTGGCGCGCAGCGCCCGGGCCCGTAACGGTGTGCCCGAGGGCGCCGCCGTCCGCGACGAGACCGGCCGTACCTACGTCGCCGGGACGGTGGCTCTCGACTCGCTGAAGCTGAGCGCGCTGCGGACCGCCGTGGCCATGGCCGTTGCCAGTGGCGCCACGTCGCTGGAGGCCGCCGCGGTCGTCTCCGACGCCGACGCCGCCTCCGACGAGGACCGGGCGGCGGTCCGGGACCTGGGCGGCGCGGCGACTTTGGTGCTGCTCGCGGGCCCGGACGGTGAGCTGAAGGCCGCGGTCACCGCGGGCTGA
- a CDS encoding protealysin inhibitor emfourin, translated as MRIQVRRTGGFAGIERLAEVDTSDRADAGDVHALAAQAVSEARDTPPIGVPDGFSYQLTVDGRTVYCSDPRLTDAQRQLISLVLKEGS; from the coding sequence ATGCGTATCCAGGTAAGGCGTACAGGAGGCTTCGCCGGGATCGAGCGCCTCGCCGAGGTCGACACCTCGGACCGGGCCGATGCCGGCGACGTGCATGCCCTCGCCGCACAAGCGGTGTCCGAGGCCCGCGACACCCCGCCCATCGGCGTCCCTGACGGGTTCAGTTACCAGCTCACGGTCGACGGGCGCACGGTCTACTGTTCCGATCCCCGGCTGACCGACGCCCAGCGGCAGCTGATCTCGCTGGTGCTCAAGGAAGGTTCCTGA
- a CDS encoding M4 family metallopeptidase yields the protein MDIRTPVFCGIVPPHILDKLARADDPAVSGPARRTLQADAAQRTGRRLTTVLGAAARPVAAPADGPRRTVYDARGGTDLPGTRARGEGEEAVKDATVNRAYAGLGATFELLTAYGRSSIDGAGLPLDASVHYDEKYGNAFWNGEQMVFGDGDGEIFLDFTVAVDVIAHELAHGLTQYTANLSYFGQPGALNESVSDVLGSLVKQRTLGQSAEEADWLIGAGLLAPRVEGVALRSMKAPGTAYDDDVLGKDPQPATMEDYVRTGRDNGGVHINSGIPNHAFYLLATRLGGRAWERAGQIWFDVLTGGELTVDADFGSFARLTVAAAAARYGEGEEHEAVLKAWSQVGVKTSD from the coding sequence ATGGACATTCGCACCCCGGTCTTCTGCGGCATCGTGCCGCCGCACATCCTCGACAAGCTCGCCCGCGCCGACGACCCCGCCGTCTCCGGCCCTGCCCGGCGCACCCTCCAGGCGGACGCCGCGCAGCGCACCGGCCGCCGGCTGACCACGGTCCTGGGCGCCGCGGCCCGCCCGGTCGCCGCCCCGGCCGACGGGCCGCGCCGGACCGTCTACGACGCCCGGGGCGGCACCGACCTGCCCGGCACCCGGGCCCGCGGCGAGGGTGAGGAGGCCGTCAAGGACGCCACCGTCAACCGCGCGTACGCGGGCCTCGGCGCCACCTTCGAACTGCTCACCGCCTACGGCCGCAGCTCCATCGACGGCGCGGGACTGCCGCTGGACGCCTCCGTCCACTACGACGAGAAGTACGGGAACGCCTTCTGGAACGGCGAACAGATGGTCTTCGGTGACGGTGACGGCGAGATCTTCCTCGACTTCACCGTCGCGGTCGACGTCATCGCCCACGAACTGGCGCACGGCCTGACCCAGTACACGGCCAACCTCAGCTACTTCGGCCAGCCCGGCGCCCTCAACGAGTCGGTGTCCGACGTGCTGGGGTCCCTGGTAAAGCAGCGCACACTCGGGCAGAGCGCCGAGGAGGCCGACTGGCTGATCGGCGCCGGCCTGCTCGCGCCCCGGGTCGAGGGCGTCGCACTGCGGTCGATGAAGGCGCCGGGGACCGCGTACGACGACGATGTGCTGGGCAAGGACCCGCAGCCGGCGACCATGGAGGACTACGTCCGCACCGGTCGCGACAACGGCGGCGTCCACATCAACTCCGGCATCCCCAACCACGCCTTCTACCTGCTGGCCACCCGCCTGGGCGGGCGGGCGTGGGAGCGGGCCGGGCAGATCTGGTTCGACGTGCTGACCGGCGGCGAGCTGACGGTGGACGCCGACTTCGGCAGCTTCGCCCGCCTGACGGTGGCCGCCGCCGCGGCCCGCTACGGCGAGGGTGAGGAGCACGAGGCCGTGCTCAAGGCCTGGTCCCAGGTCGGCGTGAAGACGTCGGACTGA
- the leuA gene encoding 2-isopropylmalate synthase, whose product MSQSQWIGRPTPITSTTHTQQPSGMPIHKYRGYESVDIPDRTWPEQRITKAPRWLSTDLRDGNQALIDPMSPARKREMFDLLVRMGYKEIEVGFPSSGETDFNFVRSIIEDGAIPDDVTISVLTQAREDLIERTVESLVGAKRATVHLYNATAPTFRRVVFRGSKDDIKQIAVDGTRLVMEYAEKLLGDETAFGYQYSPEIFTDTELDFALEVCEAVCDVWQPGPGREIILNLPATVERSTPSTHADRFEWMSRNLTRREYVCLSVHPHNDRGTAVAAAELAIMAGADRIEGCLFGQGERTGNVDLVTLGMNLFSQGVDPQIDFSQIDEIRRTSEYCNQMEIHPRHPYAGDLVYTAFSGSHQDAIKKGFDAMEADAAAAGKSVDDIEWAVPYLPIDPKDVGRSYEAVIRVNSQSGKGGIAYVLKNDHKLDLPRRMQIEFSKIIQAKTDTEGGEITPTAIWSVFQDEYLPNPENPWGRIQIRSGQTTTDKDGVDTLTVEAVVDGTETVLSGTGNGPISAFFAALNGIGVDVRLLDYQEHTMSEGASAQAASYIECAIDGQVLWGIGIDANTTRASLKAVVSAVNRAAR is encoded by the coding sequence ATGTCACAGTCGCAGTGGATCGGCCGTCCCACCCCGATCACCAGCACGACGCACACGCAGCAGCCGTCCGGGATGCCGATCCACAAGTATCGCGGGTACGAGTCCGTCGACATCCCCGACCGCACCTGGCCCGAGCAGCGGATCACCAAGGCGCCGCGCTGGCTGTCCACCGATCTGCGCGACGGCAACCAGGCGCTGATCGACCCCATGAGCCCGGCCCGCAAGCGCGAGATGTTCGACCTGCTGGTACGCATGGGCTACAAGGAGATCGAGGTCGGCTTCCCGTCCTCCGGCGAGACCGACTTCAACTTCGTGCGCTCCATCATCGAGGACGGCGCGATCCCCGACGACGTCACCATCTCGGTGCTGACGCAGGCCCGTGAGGACCTGATCGAGCGGACCGTCGAGTCCCTGGTCGGCGCCAAGCGGGCCACGGTCCACCTGTACAACGCGACCGCGCCCACCTTCCGCCGCGTCGTCTTCCGCGGCTCCAAGGACGACATCAAGCAGATCGCCGTCGACGGCACCCGTCTGGTGATGGAGTACGCGGAGAAGCTGCTGGGCGACGAGACCGCCTTCGGCTACCAGTACAGCCCCGAGATCTTCACCGACACCGAGCTGGACTTCGCCCTGGAGGTCTGCGAAGCGGTGTGCGACGTGTGGCAGCCCGGCCCCGGCCGCGAGATCATCCTCAACCTGCCCGCCACCGTGGAGCGTTCGACCCCCTCCACGCACGCCGACCGCTTCGAGTGGATGTCGCGCAACCTGACCCGCCGCGAGTACGTCTGCCTGTCGGTCCACCCGCACAACGACCGCGGCACCGCCGTCGCCGCCGCCGAGCTGGCGATCATGGCGGGCGCGGACCGAATCGAGGGCTGCCTGTTCGGCCAGGGCGAGCGGACCGGCAACGTCGACCTGGTCACCCTGGGCATGAACCTGTTCTCGCAGGGCGTCGACCCGCAGATCGACTTCTCGCAGATCGACGAGATCCGCCGCACCAGCGAGTACTGCAACCAGATGGAGATCCACCCGCGCCACCCGTACGCGGGCGACCTGGTCTACACCGCCTTCTCCGGCTCCCACCAGGACGCCATCAAGAAGGGCTTCGACGCGATGGAGGCCGACGCGGCCGCCGCCGGCAAGAGCGTCGACGACATCGAGTGGGCCGTCCCGTACCTGCCGATCGACCCGAAGGATGTCGGCCGCTCGTACGAGGCCGTGATCCGGGTCAACTCGCAGTCCGGCAAGGGCGGTATCGCCTACGTCCTGAAGAACGACCACAAGCTGGACCTGCCGCGCCGTATGCAGATCGAGTTCTCGAAGATCATCCAGGCGAAGACGGACACCGAGGGCGGCGAGATCACCCCGACCGCGATCTGGTCCGTCTTCCAGGACGAGTACCTGCCGAACCCCGAGAACCCCTGGGGACGCATCCAGATCCGCTCCGGCCAGACCACCACCGACAAGGACGGCGTGGACACCCTGACCGTCGAGGCGGTCGTGGACGGCACGGAGACCGTGCTGAGCGGCACCGGCAACGGTCCGATCTCGGCGTTCTTCGCCGCGCTGAACGGCATCGGCGTCGACGTACGGCTGCTGGACTACCAGGAGCACACGATGAGCGAGGGCGCGTCCGCGCAGGCCGCCTCCTACATCGAGTGCGCCATCGACGGTCAGGTGCTGTGGGGCATCGGCATCGACGCCAACACCACCCGCGCCTCCCTGAAGGCGGTCGTCTCGGCCGTCAACCGCGCGGCCCGCTAG